Proteins co-encoded in one Actinomadura luteofluorescens genomic window:
- a CDS encoding alpha/beta hydrolase, with translation MPSVRRTVAAVSVLAAAGSTAAAGHAEVYAPPAPAPALSAPALDARYQATARDITRALATAERVGDKGRKRALSALLGPGRRFLSFDPRGGGRAVEVLGDLKHADRIAVVVPGADNSLANYDSPKFVGGGGRALYRHVHATAPGARVAVIAWLGYDSPSTLSTDALTSGRAENGARSLERLLTGVHRVNGRARFALLCHSYGSVVCGKAARRLAPLPVDEIALFGSPGTTLRHVSDLGTPARVWAGRAKGDWVRYVPNVRFAGLGFGADPASPGFGALRFDAGTGPHSGYLRPGSLALRNLALIALGRDTEVTHA, from the coding sequence ATGCCCAGCGTTCGCAGGACCGTCGCCGCCGTTTCCGTGCTGGCCGCGGCGGGCTCGACGGCCGCCGCGGGGCACGCCGAGGTGTACGCGCCGCCCGCCCCGGCGCCCGCACTGTCGGCGCCGGCCCTCGACGCCCGCTACCAGGCGACCGCCCGGGACATCACGCGCGCCCTGGCCACCGCGGAGCGCGTCGGCGACAAAGGGCGGAAACGGGCCCTGTCCGCCCTCCTGGGGCCGGGCCGACGGTTCCTGTCGTTCGACCCGCGAGGCGGCGGGCGCGCTGTGGAGGTCCTGGGCGACCTGAAGCACGCCGACCGGATCGCGGTGGTCGTGCCCGGCGCGGACAATTCGCTGGCCAACTACGACTCGCCCAAGTTCGTCGGCGGCGGGGGCCGGGCGCTCTACCGGCACGTCCACGCCACCGCGCCCGGCGCGCGGGTCGCCGTCATCGCCTGGCTCGGCTACGACTCCCCCTCGACGCTGAGCACCGACGCCCTGACGAGCGGACGCGCGGAGAACGGCGCGCGGAGTCTCGAACGTCTCCTCACCGGCGTGCACCGCGTGAACGGGCGGGCCCGGTTCGCGCTGCTCTGCCACAGCTACGGCTCGGTGGTCTGCGGCAAGGCCGCGAGACGTCTGGCCCCCCTGCCGGTGGACGAGATCGCCCTGTTCGGCAGCCCCGGCACCACCCTGCGCCACGTCTCCGACCTCGGCACCCCCGCGCGGGTCTGGGCGGGCCGGGCGAAGGGCGACTGGGTGCGGTACGTCCCCAACGTCCGCTTCGCCGGGCTGGGGTTCGGCGCCGATCCCGCCTCGCCGGGCTTCGGCGCCCTGCGGTTCGACGCCGGGACGGGCCCGCACAGCGGCTACCTGAGGCCCGGCTCCCTCGCGCTGCGCAACCTCGCCCTGATCGCCCTCGGCCGCGACACGGAGGTCACCCATGCCTGA
- a CDS encoding response regulator transcription factor, with product MTIRVVIVDDQGMVRTGFGVLLNAQPDIEVAGEAADGAEGLRRVAEVRPDVVLMDVRMPVMDGLEATRRLLADAGDGAPKVLMLTTFDLDDYVYEALRAGASGFLLKDASATELAEAVRVVAAGDALLSPSVTRRLIAEFSRLGGPRAPSRKRLEELTERETEVLALVARGLSNGEIAGRLVVAEQTVKTHFGRILMKLGLRDRPQAIVYAYEVGLVRPGD from the coding sequence GTGACGATCCGGGTCGTGATCGTCGACGACCAGGGCATGGTGCGCACCGGCTTCGGCGTGCTGCTGAACGCCCAGCCCGACATCGAGGTCGCGGGCGAGGCCGCCGACGGCGCGGAGGGCCTGCGCCGCGTCGCCGAGGTGCGCCCCGACGTGGTGCTGATGGACGTCCGGATGCCGGTGATGGACGGCCTGGAGGCGACTCGCCGCCTGCTCGCGGACGCCGGGGACGGCGCCCCCAAGGTCCTCATGCTGACGACGTTCGACCTCGACGACTACGTCTACGAGGCGCTGCGGGCCGGGGCCAGCGGGTTCCTGCTGAAGGACGCGTCCGCGACCGAGCTGGCCGAGGCGGTCCGGGTGGTGGCGGCGGGCGACGCGCTGCTGTCCCCGTCGGTCACGCGGCGGCTCATCGCGGAGTTCTCCCGGCTCGGGGGCCCGCGCGCACCGTCCCGCAAGCGGCTGGAGGAGCTGACCGAGCGGGAGACCGAGGTTCTCGCGCTGGTGGCGCGCGGCCTGTCCAACGGCGAGATCGCGGGGCGGCTCGTCGTCGCCGAGCAGACCGTCAAGACCCACTTCGGGCGGATCCTGATGAAGCTCGGGCTGCGCGACCGCCCGCAGGCGATCGTCTACGCCTACGAGGTCGGGCTGGTGCGGCCCGGCGACTGA
- a CDS encoding sensor histidine kinase, producing MAGENLTLRGVLRDVLLAAAVTGRADPAPLNRPWPLLLRWTRYIGVGRLPYGLVANLVGLALTAGLVAGTVSLLSTETMRRGIYLSDATKFLVAVSVTAPLALRDRHPLAAWRLSFLAMALIDVGGWLTVPYVPAGSFAAIAALYTVAVRCSRDVTLGVAIISFAGVWIKDPGTGAGASVLLLLPLAVGYAVRVRQTSRRELAEQEKRHQDAEAVLTERQRIARELHDVVAHHMSMIAIQAEAAPYKVETVPDETRRDLAEIRATALDALTELRRILGVLRAEDGAETAPQPSLERLDELVGNARGAGLRVETRLGGDLAGLPPGVGLTAYRILQEALSNAMRHAPGSRVEVEVSCDDGIVWLGVVNGPPAGGRGSVPPLPGGGHGLVGMRERAAALGGELTARPTSEGGFAVTASLPVKARDAT from the coding sequence ATGGCCGGGGAGAACCTCACACTGCGCGGCGTCCTGCGGGACGTGCTGCTCGCCGCCGCCGTGACCGGCAGGGCGGACCCGGCTCCGCTGAACCGGCCGTGGCCCCTGCTGCTGCGCTGGACGCGGTACATCGGCGTGGGGCGGCTGCCGTACGGGCTGGTGGCGAACCTGGTCGGGCTGGCCCTCACCGCCGGGCTGGTCGCCGGGACGGTGTCGCTGCTGTCCACCGAGACGATGCGGCGCGGGATCTACCTGTCCGACGCGACGAAGTTCCTCGTCGCGGTCTCGGTGACGGCGCCGCTGGCGCTGCGGGACCGGCACCCGCTCGCCGCGTGGCGGCTGAGCTTCCTGGCGATGGCGCTGATCGACGTCGGCGGCTGGCTGACCGTCCCCTACGTCCCGGCGGGCTCGTTCGCGGCGATCGCGGCCCTGTACACGGTCGCGGTGCGCTGCTCGCGCGACGTCACGCTGGGCGTCGCGATCATCTCGTTCGCCGGGGTGTGGATCAAGGACCCGGGGACCGGGGCCGGGGCGTCGGTGCTGCTCCTGCTGCCGCTCGCGGTGGGCTACGCCGTCCGCGTCCGGCAGACGTCCCGGCGCGAGCTGGCCGAGCAGGAGAAGCGGCACCAGGACGCCGAGGCGGTGCTGACCGAGCGGCAGCGGATCGCGCGGGAGCTGCACGACGTCGTCGCGCACCACATGTCGATGATCGCCATCCAGGCGGAGGCGGCCCCGTACAAGGTCGAGACCGTCCCGGACGAGACGCGCCGCGACCTCGCCGAGATCCGGGCGACCGCGCTGGACGCGCTGACGGAGCTGCGCCGCATCCTCGGCGTGCTGCGCGCGGAGGACGGCGCCGAGACCGCCCCGCAGCCGAGCCTGGAGCGGCTGGACGAGCTCGTCGGCAACGCGCGCGGAGCCGGCCTGCGCGTCGAGACGCGGCTGGGCGGCGACCTGGCGGGGCTGCCGCCCGGCGTGGGGCTCACCGCGTACCGGATCCTCCAGGAGGCGCTGAGCAACGCCATGCGGCACGCGCCCGGATCCCGCGTCGAGGTCGAAGTGTCCTGCGATGACGGCATAGTGTGGCTCGGCGTCGTCAACGGCCCGCCCGCGGGCGGACGGGGGTCCGTCCCGCCGCTTCCGGGCGGCGGCCACGGGCTGGTCGGGATGCGGGAGCGGGCCGCCGCGCTGGGCGGCGAGCTGACCGCCCGCCCCACGTCCGAGGGAGGATTCGCCGTGACCGCATCGCTGCCGGTGAAGGCGCGGGACGCCACGTGA
- a CDS encoding PHP domain-containing protein, which yields MEPVEALRRIAFLLERAHEPTYRVRAFRTAADRAEQTAPDELAGRARDGTLTALPGIGKVTALVIEEALRGETPVYLRRLEATEGEPLDEATAALRSALKGDLHTHSDWSDGGSPILEMAETARSLGHEYLALTDHSPRLKVANGLSADRLRRQLDVVAELNESLAPFRILTGIEVDILEDGALDQEPDLLDSLDVVVASVHSKLRMDRVTMTGRMVAAIANPRVNVLGHCTGRIVKAGGKRGGLRPESEFDAALVFDACAAYDVAVEINSRPERLDPPKRLLRLAVEAGCRFSVDSDAHAPGQLDWQPFGCERAARCGVPASQIVNTLGADDLLTWTRSKL from the coding sequence GTGGAGCCCGTCGAAGCGCTGCGCCGCATCGCGTTCCTGCTGGAGCGCGCCCATGAGCCGACCTACCGCGTGCGGGCGTTCCGCACGGCCGCCGACCGCGCGGAGCAGACGGCCCCGGACGAGCTCGCCGGCCGCGCCCGCGACGGGACCCTCACCGCGCTGCCCGGCATCGGCAAGGTCACCGCCCTGGTCATCGAGGAGGCGCTGCGCGGCGAGACCCCCGTCTACCTGCGCCGCCTGGAGGCCACGGAGGGCGAGCCGCTGGACGAGGCCACGGCCGCGCTCCGCTCGGCGCTGAAGGGCGACCTGCACACCCACAGCGACTGGTCGGACGGCGGGTCCCCGATCCTGGAGATGGCCGAGACCGCCCGCTCCCTGGGCCACGAGTACCTCGCCCTCACCGACCACTCGCCGCGCCTGAAGGTCGCGAACGGCCTGTCCGCCGACCGCCTGCGCCGCCAGCTCGACGTCGTCGCCGAGCTCAACGAGTCCCTCGCGCCCTTCCGCATCCTGACCGGCATCGAGGTCGACATCCTGGAGGACGGCGCCCTCGACCAGGAGCCCGACCTCCTCGACAGCCTCGACGTCGTCGTCGCCAGCGTGCACTCCAAGCTCCGCATGGACCGCGTAACCATGACCGGGCGGATGGTCGCCGCGATCGCGAACCCGCGCGTGAACGTCCTCGGCCACTGCACCGGCCGCATCGTGAAGGCCGGTGGCAAGCGCGGCGGCCTGCGGCCGGAGTCGGAGTTCGACGCGGCGCTCGTCTTCGACGCCTGCGCTGCCTACGACGTCGCCGTGGAGATCAACTCCCGCCCGGAGCGCCTCGATCCGCCGAAGCGCCTGCTGCGCCTGGCGGTCGAGGCGGGCTGCCGCTTCTCCGTCGACTCCGACGCCCACGCGCCCGGGCAGCTCGACTGGCAGCCGTTCGGCTGCGAGCGGGCCGCCCGGTGCGGGGTGCCGGCGTCGCAGATCGTCAACACCCTCGGCGCCGACGACCTGCTCACCTGGACACGCTCGAAGCTCTGA
- a CDS encoding extracellular catalytic domain type 2 short-chain-length polyhydroxyalkanoate depolymerase, translating into MKPTPFLAAAALALTTVSASPASAAAAPLPRHSISASYVSGVSSGGYMADQLHIAYSGTFRGAGIFTAGPYHCARGSVTTAQLACMNDLYDDNPAELERTARDRSAQGKVDPVSNLSGHPVWIYHGTNDSTVKQSVNDDLAAFYRDFGSAVSYNKTSPSGHAWVSPIGPNPCSATYTPYINKCGDDPERSMLGHLFGSVAPPASSPGGTVMEFDQNAYAPNGSASSISMDATGFAYVPASCQSGTCRLMVALHGCQQGRGVVGNAFATKTYLNEYADTNGMIVLYPQATASGWAGGNPQGCWNWWGYGGDTAYDMKGGRQIETIMRMVHALGG; encoded by the coding sequence ATGAAACCCACCCCCTTCCTCGCGGCCGCCGCTCTCGCCTTAACGACCGTCAGCGCTTCTCCCGCCTCCGCGGCCGCCGCTCCGCTCCCCCGCCACTCGATCAGCGCCTCGTACGTCAGCGGCGTCTCGTCCGGCGGCTACATGGCAGACCAGCTCCACATCGCCTACTCCGGGACGTTCCGGGGCGCGGGCATCTTCACCGCCGGGCCCTACCACTGCGCGCGGGGCAGCGTGACGACCGCGCAGCTCGCGTGCATGAACGACCTCTACGACGACAACCCGGCGGAGCTGGAGCGGACGGCCCGCGACCGATCGGCGCAGGGAAAGGTCGATCCCGTGAGCAACCTGTCCGGGCATCCGGTGTGGATCTACCACGGGACGAACGACTCGACCGTGAAGCAGTCGGTGAACGACGACCTCGCCGCCTTCTACCGGGACTTCGGATCCGCCGTCTCCTACAACAAGACCTCGCCATCGGGGCACGCGTGGGTGAGTCCGATCGGCCCCAACCCCTGCTCGGCCACCTACACCCCCTACATCAACAAGTGCGGCGACGACCCGGAGCGCTCGATGCTGGGGCACCTGTTCGGGTCCGTGGCTCCGCCCGCCTCCTCACCCGGCGGCACGGTCATGGAGTTCGACCAGAACGCCTACGCGCCGAACGGGAGCGCCTCGTCCATCAGCATGGACGCGACGGGCTTCGCCTACGTCCCGGCGAGTTGCCAGTCGGGGACGTGCAGGCTGATGGTGGCGCTGCACGGCTGCCAGCAGGGGCGCGGCGTCGTCGGGAACGCGTTCGCGACGAAGACCTACCTCAACGAGTACGCCGACACCAACGGCATGATCGTCCTGTATCCGCAGGCCACCGCGTCCGGCTGGGCGGGCGGCAACCCGCAGGGCTGCTGGAACTGGTGGGGCTACGGCGGCGACACCGCCTACGACATGAAGGGCGGACGGCAGATCGAGACGATCATGCGCATGGTGCACGCTCTCGGCGGCTGA
- a CDS encoding alpha/beta hydrolase family protein, with protein sequence MPNLRPALTAGTVAGALTAALAVPLAAQADARQSPGCASGLAVPGAEKQVAACLDDLTTAGTVGSGHTVPADWAGLHAAGTRNPSGVPGIQLDGYFPDTSTFNTNHGWNHDAQFVIRLPERWNGGLVVAGPPGNRRQYANDFTISDWALAKGYAYAATDKGNSGTEFYKDGRRPGDAVAEWNDRVTQLTRAAKKVVAKRYGRTPRRTYAAGISNGGYLVRWQLENRPELYDGGIDAEGTLWRADGPNLFTYLPQVLRAYPSYAATGDPSAHKALLNAGLAPGSEFLWPFHDQVYWELTQRIYREEFDPAYTGEEAGYTYATRPESVHRAVARVALTGRIRKPMITLHGTYDSLLPIGTDSDVYAKLVRAKGKAPYRYYRLEAANHVDGLYDSFPDRLRPLLPCMRTAFTALESWTQHGTTPPKSTTLPRPTSGDTVNTCSLS encoded by the coding sequence ATGCCCAACCTCCGCCCCGCCCTTACCGCCGGCACCGTGGCCGGCGCCCTCACCGCGGCCCTCGCCGTGCCCCTGGCCGCGCAGGCCGACGCGCGGCAGAGCCCCGGCTGCGCGTCCGGGCTCGCGGTGCCGGGGGCGGAGAAGCAGGTGGCCGCCTGTCTCGACGACCTCACGACCGCGGGAACGGTCGGGTCGGGCCACACCGTCCCGGCCGACTGGGCCGGGCTCCACGCCGCCGGGACGCGCAACCCGTCCGGCGTCCCGGGCATCCAGCTGGACGGCTACTTCCCCGACACCTCCACGTTCAACACGAACCACGGCTGGAACCACGACGCCCAGTTCGTCATCCGCCTGCCCGAGCGCTGGAACGGCGGACTCGTCGTCGCCGGCCCGCCCGGCAACAGGCGGCAGTACGCCAACGACTTCACCATCTCCGACTGGGCGCTCGCCAAGGGCTACGCCTACGCCGCGACGGACAAGGGCAACAGCGGCACCGAGTTCTACAAGGACGGCCGCCGCCCCGGCGACGCCGTCGCCGAATGGAACGACCGGGTCACGCAGCTCACCCGGGCCGCCAAGAAGGTCGTCGCGAAACGGTACGGCCGCACCCCGCGCCGTACGTACGCGGCGGGCATCTCCAACGGCGGCTACCTCGTCCGCTGGCAGCTGGAGAACCGCCCGGAGCTGTACGACGGCGGCATCGACGCCGAAGGCACGCTCTGGCGCGCCGACGGCCCGAACCTGTTCACCTACCTGCCGCAGGTCCTGCGCGCCTACCCGTCCTACGCGGCCACCGGCGACCCGTCAGCCCACAAGGCGCTCCTGAACGCGGGCCTCGCCCCCGGCTCCGAGTTCCTCTGGCCATTCCACGACCAGGTCTATTGGGAGCTCACCCAGCGCATCTACCGCGAAGAGTTCGACCCCGCCTACACGGGAGAGGAGGCCGGCTACACCTACGCCACACGTCCGGAGAGCGTCCACCGTGCCGTCGCACGCGTCGCGCTCACGGGCCGCATCCGCAAACCGATGATCACCCTTCACGGCACCTACGACTCGCTCCTGCCCATCGGCACCGACTCCGACGTCTACGCGAAACTCGTCCGCGCCAAGGGAAAGGCGCCCTACCGCTACTACCGCCTGGAGGCCGCCAACCACGTCGACGGCCTCTACGACTCCTTCCCCGACCGCCTGCGCCCGCTCCTGCCCTGCATGCGCACCGCCTTCACGGCCCTCGAGTCCTGGACGCAGCACGGCACCACGCCACCGAAGAGCACCACGCTCCCCCGCCCCACGTCAGGCGACACCGTGAACACCTGCTCCCTCAGCTAG
- a CDS encoding ABC transporter ATP-binding protein: protein MGDPDRKAPVLAARGLVREFRGFRAVDGVDLDVAEGSVHALVGPNGADKTTLFNLLTGFLKPTAGSVRLGAHELAGRRPELIAKLGLARSFQITSLFAELTPRQHVELALAGRTGLGWRFWRSDKALGRHSERAADLLGQVGLDGHAEVPAGALAYGRKRALELALALALDPKVLLLDEPTAGMGVEDVGRTVDLIKKVRDGRTVVMVEHNMSVVSSLADRVTVLQHGRVLVEGPYAEIRHDPRVVTAYLGDSSAAH from the coding sequence ATGGGCGACCCGGACCGAAAGGCCCCGGTGCTGGCGGCGCGCGGCCTGGTCAGGGAGTTCCGCGGCTTCAGGGCCGTGGACGGGGTGGACCTCGACGTCGCCGAGGGGTCCGTCCACGCGCTGGTCGGGCCGAACGGCGCCGACAAGACCACGCTGTTCAACCTGCTCACCGGCTTCCTGAAGCCGACGGCGGGCAGCGTCCGGCTCGGCGCGCACGAGCTGGCCGGGCGGCGCCCCGAGCTGATCGCCAAACTGGGCCTCGCCAGGTCGTTCCAGATCACGAGCCTGTTCGCCGAGCTCACCCCGCGCCAGCACGTGGAGCTGGCGCTCGCCGGGCGCACGGGTCTCGGCTGGCGGTTCTGGCGCTCGGACAAAGCGCTCGGCCGCCACTCCGAGCGCGCCGCGGACCTGCTCGGGCAGGTCGGGCTGGACGGTCACGCGGAGGTCCCGGCCGGGGCGCTGGCCTACGGCCGCAAGCGCGCCCTCGAACTGGCGCTGGCGCTCGCGCTGGACCCGAAGGTGCTGCTCCTGGACGAGCCGACCGCCGGCATGGGCGTCGAGGACGTCGGCCGCACCGTCGACCTCATCAAGAAGGTGCGCGACGGGCGGACCGTGGTGATGGTCGAGCACAACATGAGCGTCGTCTCCAGCCTCGCCGACCGGGTCACCGTCCTGCAGCACGGCCGCGTCCTCGTCGAGGGCCCCTACGCCGAGATCCGCCACGACCCCCGCGTCGTCACCGCCTACCTCGGAGACTCAAGTGCTGCGCATTGA
- a CDS encoding ABC transporter ATP-binding protein produces the protein MLRIDGLSAWYGEAQALREVSLHVDEGEIVTLVGRNGAGKTTLLRSLMGLHRGASGTIRFLDEDISSLSPHKRARRGLGYVPDDRGVFATLSVEENLTLPPVTGPDPWSLERVYETFPRLRERRRFPGTKLSGGEQQMLALARVLRTGARLLLCDEPTEGLSPLIVQQIGEILREVKAAGVTVLLIEQNVHFAATVADRHHLLAEGRIVESMDNDEVRARESELLQYLGI, from the coding sequence GTGCTGCGCATTGACGGACTGTCCGCCTGGTACGGCGAGGCCCAGGCCCTGCGCGAGGTGTCGCTGCACGTCGACGAGGGCGAGATCGTCACCCTCGTCGGGCGCAACGGCGCCGGGAAGACCACCCTCCTGCGGTCCCTGATGGGCCTGCACCGGGGGGCGTCCGGCACGATCCGGTTCCTGGACGAGGACATCTCCTCGCTCAGCCCGCACAAGCGCGCCCGGCGCGGCCTCGGCTACGTCCCCGACGACCGCGGCGTCTTCGCGACGCTGTCGGTGGAGGAGAACCTCACCCTGCCGCCCGTGACGGGCCCCGACCCCTGGTCGCTGGAGCGGGTGTACGAGACGTTCCCGCGCCTGCGGGAGCGGCGCCGGTTCCCCGGGACGAAGCTGTCGGGCGGAGAGCAGCAGATGCTCGCGCTCGCCCGGGTGCTGCGGACCGGCGCCCGCCTGCTGCTGTGCGACGAGCCCACCGAGGGCCTGTCGCCGCTGATCGTCCAGCAGATCGGCGAGATCCTCCGCGAGGTCAAGGCGGCCGGGGTGACCGTCCTGCTCATCGAGCAGAACGTGCACTTCGCCGCGACCGTCGCCGACCGCCACCACCTGCTCGCCGAGGGCCGGATCGTCGAGTCCATGGACAACGACGAGGTCCGCGCCCGCGAGAGCGAACTCCTCCAGTACCTCGGAATATAG
- a CDS encoding ABC transporter substrate-binding protein, translating into MRVLGRSAALATAGALLAGCAGGPGGGGGKISDDRLVLAVLTDQSGVYADLSGKNAVEAVKMAVADFKAKYGGKAVTDKIEVISADHQNKPEVANSKAQELYDRKKADLILDVPTSSAALAVATVAKNKKKLFIDVGAATTELEGKQCNKYTFHYGYNSYMLAHGTGTGVTKDGGKNWYIVYPDYAFGQDMQKTFTTAIKGAGGSVVKSDPTPFPNDNFSTFLLKAPGLKPKPQVLGAMQAGGDLVNLVKQYNEYKLRDKGVKLAAGLMFITDIHSLGSDALAGTRFTDFWYWNGNPGNRAWADKFKAKTGARPTAVQAADYSAALQYLEAVQRGGTDKSDGVVKQLEGAKVNDAFTSTGTIRAEDHLLTHDAYVAEVKPKSEVKEPWDYEKIVSTIPAAEAFQQPDPSCSL; encoded by the coding sequence ATGAGAGTTCTCGGACGCTCGGCCGCGCTCGCGACCGCCGGAGCGCTGCTGGCCGGCTGCGCGGGCGGACCCGGCGGGGGCGGGGGCAAGATCAGCGACGACAGGCTCGTGCTGGCGGTGCTGACCGACCAGTCCGGCGTCTACGCCGACCTGTCGGGCAAGAACGCCGTCGAGGCCGTGAAGATGGCCGTCGCCGACTTCAAGGCCAAGTACGGCGGGAAGGCCGTGACCGACAAGATCGAGGTCATTTCCGCCGACCACCAGAACAAGCCCGAGGTCGCCAATTCCAAGGCCCAGGAGCTCTACGACCGCAAGAAGGCCGACCTGATCCTGGACGTGCCCACCTCGTCCGCCGCGCTCGCCGTCGCCACCGTCGCCAAGAACAAGAAGAAGCTGTTCATCGACGTCGGCGCCGCGACGACCGAGCTGGAAGGCAAGCAGTGCAACAAGTACACCTTCCACTACGGCTACAACAGCTACATGCTCGCCCACGGGACGGGCACCGGCGTCACCAAGGACGGCGGTAAGAACTGGTACATCGTCTACCCGGACTACGCGTTCGGGCAGGACATGCAGAAGACGTTCACGACGGCCATCAAGGGCGCCGGGGGCAGCGTCGTGAAGAGCGACCCGACGCCGTTCCCGAACGACAACTTCTCCACGTTCCTGCTGAAGGCGCCGGGCCTCAAGCCCAAGCCGCAGGTGCTCGGCGCCATGCAGGCGGGCGGCGACCTCGTCAACCTGGTCAAGCAGTACAACGAGTACAAGCTGCGCGACAAGGGCGTGAAGCTCGCCGCGGGCCTGATGTTCATCACCGACATCCACTCGCTCGGCTCCGACGCCCTCGCCGGGACGCGCTTCACCGACTTCTGGTACTGGAACGGCAACCCGGGCAACCGCGCCTGGGCCGACAAGTTCAAGGCCAAGACCGGAGCCCGCCCGACGGCCGTCCAAGCGGCCGACTACTCGGCGGCGCTCCAGTACCTGGAGGCCGTGCAGCGCGGCGGCACCGACAAGTCCGACGGCGTGGTGAAGCAGCTCGAAGGCGCCAAGGTCAACGACGCGTTCACCTCCACCGGCACGATCCGCGCCGAGGACCACCTGCTCACCCACGACGCCTACGTCGCGGAGGTCAAGCCGAAGAGCGAGGTCAAGGAGCCCTGGGACTACGAGAAGATCGTCAGCACGATCCCGGCGGCGGAGGCGTTCCAGCAGCCCGACCCGTCCTGCTCCCTCTAG
- a CDS encoding branched-chain amino acid ABC transporter permease yields MLQQAFNGLVGGAFYALLALGLAVIFGMLGVVNFAHGAFYMLGAFGSFVLLDSFGVNFWLALLIVPVVLGIAGVLLERLFVHRLAPLDPLYNFLFTFGLALILQDLVKRGYGVQSQPYPRPSALDGSIDLGLFTYPTYQVFVLAVSVLVCGAVWVVLTRTRVGMIVRAATERPELSRALGIDVARWVTPVFGFGIALAGFAGVLAAPMRAVNPLMGSDLIITVFAVVVIGGLGSVFGSVAAGFAVGLVSALGNYYVPSLSQTLVFILMAAVLLWRPAGLFGREEAL; encoded by the coding sequence GTGCTGCAACAGGCGTTCAACGGGCTGGTGGGCGGGGCGTTCTACGCCCTGCTCGCCCTCGGCCTGGCCGTCATCTTCGGGATGCTGGGCGTGGTCAACTTCGCGCACGGCGCGTTCTACATGCTCGGCGCCTTCGGCTCCTTCGTGCTGCTCGACTCCTTCGGCGTGAACTTCTGGCTCGCGCTGCTGATCGTGCCCGTCGTCCTCGGGATCGCGGGCGTGCTGCTGGAGCGGCTGTTCGTCCACCGGCTCGCGCCGCTGGACCCGCTCTACAACTTCCTGTTCACCTTCGGCCTCGCGCTGATCCTCCAGGACCTGGTGAAGCGCGGGTACGGGGTGCAGTCGCAGCCCTACCCGCGCCCGTCCGCGCTGGACGGGTCGATCGACCTCGGCCTGTTCACCTACCCCACGTACCAGGTGTTCGTGCTGGCGGTGTCGGTGCTGGTGTGCGGCGCCGTGTGGGTGGTGCTCACCCGCACCCGCGTCGGCATGATCGTCCGGGCGGCGACCGAGCGGCCCGAGCTGTCGCGGGCCCTCGGCATCGACGTCGCCCGCTGGGTGACGCCGGTGTTCGGGTTCGGCATCGCGCTCGCCGGGTTCGCCGGCGTGCTCGCCGCGCCGATGCGGGCGGTCAACCCGCTGATGGGCTCCGACCTGATCATCACGGTGTTCGCGGTGGTCGTGATCGGCGGCCTCGGGTCGGTGTTCGGCTCGGTCGCCGCCGGGTTCGCGGTCGGGCTCGTGTCGGCCCTCGGCAACTATTACGTCCCGTCGCTGTCGCAGACGCTGGTGTTCATCCTGATGGCCGCCGTGCTGCTGTGGCGCCCCGCCGGCCTGTTCGGACGCGAGGAGGCCCTGTGA